In Deinococcus betulae, the genomic stretch TGCTCAGGGCCGGGTCCAGCAGCACCTCACGCACCCGCGTGCCCAGGGGGGTGCCACCCGGTTCGCGTGTGACGGTGTGGGCCCGCCCCGCCGCCGTGAGGCGCCGCGTCAGGCGCGCCAGCTGGGTACTTTTGCCTGCCCCCTCCGGGCCCTCAAAGCTGAGGAAAAAGCCTGGCCTCACAGCCCGGTGGGATGGTGCAGGAACTGCCAGGGCAGGCCAAATTCGTCTTCCAGGCGGGCGGCCAGGGCGCGCACCCCAAAGACCTCGGTTTCGTAGTGGCCAGCGTAGACCACATTTACGCCGTACTCAAAGGCATCGTGAAAATGCTTGTGCTCGGGCTCGCCGGTCAGGAGGGTGTCCAGGCCCGCCGCAGCTGCTTCGGGGATGCTCCCGGCACCGCTGCCGCTCAGTACACCCAGACGGCGCACCGTAGGCGAGCGCCCGCCCCCGTGGACCAGGCAGATTTCGCCGGTCAGCTTCTGCACGCGGTCGGCAAAATCCTGCAGGGTCTGCTCAAACGGCAGCTCGCCGGCCAGGCCAATCTTGCCGCCGGCCCACTCACCAAACGGCTGGGTGTGTTGCAGGCTCAGGGCGCGCGCCATCATGGCGTTGTTGCCCACTTCGGGGTGGGCGTCCAGGGGAATATGGGCGGCGTAGACATTCAGGTCGGCCATCAGGGCGGTGCGTACCCGCTCCCGGTGCGGCCCGGTGATCGGCAGAGGCTGGCCCCAGAACAGGCCGTGGTGGGCAATCAGCAGGTCGGCACCGCTGTCGGCCGCGTGTTGGAGGGTCTTGAGACTGGTGTCTACGCTGACGGCCACCCGGCGAATCTGCTCGGTGCCTTCTATTTGCAGGCCGTTGAGGCTGGGGTCTTTGAACGCGCCGATGTTCAGGTACTCGCCCAGCCAGCGCACCAACTGGTCGCGGGGCACCTCGCCGCGCGTGGGAGAAGAAGGAAGCGACATAACCGCCATTCTAGAGCCGTCTGGCAACGGCTAGCCCAGAGGCCAGAACGCAGAGGATTCATTGCCAGAGACAGGCTCGGCAAGGGATGACGGGCCAGGCTGAGAGCTGCCCAGTCTCTACACCTCACCCCCATGCTGACCGGCTGTTCAATTCCAGATGCACGAATCATCAATATGGCGTATGAAAAACGTCATAGACACGGCTTATGCTGGACCCATGAGCATCACCCGTCATTTCAGCGATACGCGGACGGAGACAGGCCGCGTGAGGATTCTTCTGCGCGCCGGTCTGGTTCTGCTGAACGCTGAAGGTGCCGGGTGGCACCACAGCAGTCAGCATGCCTCTTTGCAGGACGCTGCCCTGGAACTGGCCATGTTGCCTCAGCTCGGCGCTGACCTGTATGCCTGCGCCCTAAGTGATCTTGAGGAGCAACTCGCCAAAGAGGGCGCCGCACCAGACGAACCCTTCTGGGGCGCGGCTTGAGCCAGCAGCGCTAGACATTACGCTAGATGCTAAGCGCCTCCTTTGTGGGGCGGGTCAGGCGTGGGACCACTCAGTTGCGGGTAGGGTGCTTTGGCCTAAAAGGCTGCTGTCTTCAGACAGGTCCTCAGGATTCGTCCACACGCTGTAAAGAACGGGATACCCCTTCCAAGGCAACTCACCGCCTGGACCATGACAGCGAGACGCAAGCCTGAGGCGGTGAACCTCCCCTGACTTCATAGGGCCGCCGACTTTCCCCTGTTGTCAGGACGCGGCGCCCACCGCCCGCTCGGCTTCGGGGTTCTGCTCGGTGCGGTTCAGGGCGGCGTTTACATCAGGCCAGGCAATGATCTGAAAGCGGCTGTTGCGAATGGCCGGGGTAAAGCCCGCGTCCACCGCAATGCGAATCAGTTCGCGCACGGTGGCGCTGTGCCGGCCATGCCCGCCTGCCGCCGAGACCACGTTTTCTTCCAACATGGTGCTGCCGAGGTCGTTGGCGCCGTAATACAGCGCGGCCTGCGCCACCTTGAAGCCCTGCGCGGGCCACGACGCCTGAATGTTGGGCACGTTGTCCAGGGCGATGCGGGCAATCGCCAGCTGCTCCAGGTACTCGTGGGCGGTGGCGCCCGGCGCCTTGCCGTGCAGGCGGGTGTGCTCGGTTTGCAGCGTCCACATGGCAAATCCCGAAAACCCATTGCCGCCGTAGTCGCGCAGGGCCCGGTCCTGCTGCTCCCGGATTTTGAGCAGGTGGGCGGTGCGCTGGGCGTAGGTTTCACCAAAGCCAATCACCATCGTGGCGATGGTGTACAGCCCCTTGCGCTGCGCGGCGTCAATAATGCGGAACCAGTCGGCCGAGCGGATGCGTGCCGGAGCAGCTTTGGCCCGCACTTCATCCTCCAGAATCTCGCCGCCCGCACCCGGCAGGCCGTCCAGCCCGGCGTCAATCAGGGTGTCCAGCAGATCGTCCAGAGACAGACCAAAGCTCTTTTCCATGAACAGCACTTCTTCCGGGGAAAAGGCATCAATGCGGATAGTGGGGTGGTGCGCCTTGACGTGGCGCAGCAGGCCTGTGTAGTAGTCCAGGCCCAGCTCCGGGTTCACGCCCCCCTGCAAGAGGATGCGGGTGCCGCCCACCGCCTCCAGTTCTCGGATCTTGGCGCTGATCTCTTCGTAATCCAGCGTGTAGCTGTCTTTCTGGCGCCGGGTGCGGTAAAAGGCGCAGAAGTTGCAGCCCACGTTGCAGACATTGGTGTAGTTGATGTTCCGGTCAATCAGGAACGTCACCGTCTGCGGGTCGCGCCGGGTCAGGCGCAGGTGGTGGGCCGCCGCCGCCACCTCGGGCAGCGGCAGGCCGTACAGCGCCTCTATCTCGGGGGCCGCCAGCCGCTCGCCGCTGGCGGCCTTGTCGAGCAGTTCGGAACCGGTCAGGGCGCAGGCGCTCATAGGGCGAGCGTAGCACCGCGCCGGGGTGGCATTCGTCCACAGAGGGGCAAAGGTGCTGGAGCACTCAGGAGGAAAGCCCTGACCTCTCCCCTTTCACCCCAGGTTTCGGTTCGGGGCAGGCCAGCAAATGCGGCACGTATAGTGCAGGGCGGAAAAGACCCGGCGCTGGAAGCGGTTCTCTGTGTCTCCAGCTGCTGCGGCTTCGGCGCCGTGGTCTGGGAGGGCACGCTATGAAAATCGGCATGATTGGGCTGGGCAAGATGGGCGGCAACATGGTGCTGCGCCTGACAGGCGGCGGCATTGAGGTCACCGGCTTTGACCGCAACCCCGACAGCGTGGCGCAGATTGAGGCGCAGGGTGCGCGCGGCGCCCGCAGCATGGACGAGCTGATCGCGGCCCTGGGCGAGCCCGGCACGCGGGCGGTGTGGGTCATGGTGCCCGCCGGACAGATTACCCAGAGCGTGATTGACGACCTGGCCAGCCGACTGGCCCCCGGCGACATCATCATTGACGGCGGCAACAGCAACTACAAAGACAGCATCAAACGGGCCGAGGAACTGGCCGCGCGCGGCCTGCACTTTATTGACGTGGGCACCTCCGGCGGTGTCTGGGGCCTGAAAGAAGGCTACGCCATGATGCTGGGCGGCCCCGAAGAAGCCGTGGAGCGCCTGCGCCCGGTCTTTGAGGTGCTGGCGCCCGCCGCCGACCGGGGCTGGGGCCGCATGGGACCGGCGGGCAGCGGGCACTACGTCAAGATGGTTCACAACGGCATTGAATACGGCATGATGCAGGCTTACGCCGAGGGCTTTGAACTGATGAAGGCCCACAAGGACTTTGGCCTGGACATGGCCCAGATTGCCGAGCTGTGGCGCCACGGCAGCGTCGTGCGGTCCTGGCTGCTGGACCTGACCGCCGAGGCCCTGAACAACAACGCCGACTTTGAGCAGCTGTCCGATTACGTGGCCGACAGCGGTGAGGGCCGCTGGACGATCATTGACTCCATCGAGTTGGGCGTGCCCACCCCGGTCATCACCCTGGCGACCCAGATGCGCTTTCGCAGCCAGCAGGAGGTCAGCTACGCGGGTCAGATGCTCTCGGCCATGCGCCGCGCGTTCGGCGGCCACGCCGTCAAGACCATTGAGGCGCCGCGTCAGGAAGGCCTGGTGCCCGAAGTCGCCCCCGGCGACCACCCGAAAGTCGCGGCTCCCGAGAACATCGGTCAGGCAGTCAGCACCAGCGAGGGCAGCGCCGCCGAGCAGCTGGGCGAAACCGGGCAGCAGCGCGTGAAGGGTGACAGTGAGTCCTAAAAAAGCGGAGAAGGCCGGGCAGGGCACGGGGCCAGCCAGGGCGAAGTCGGCAAGCAAAAAGGCCGTGGCCCCGGCCGAGGTCAGCCGCGCGGTGAGCCGCAAGCGCGCCGCGCAGAAGGTCGGGGTGGCCGACGCGGCCCCCGAGGTCGAGACGCCGCTGCGCCCACCGCCCCCGGCGGGCGCCCCCGGCGCCGACGGCACCAACCCCTTCCGGGCCGTGATGCGCCGCAGCCGCGCCCCCGAGCCGGCCACGCTGGTCATCTTTGGGGCCACCGGCGACCTCGCGCGGCGCAAGCTGCTGCCCGCCGTCTTCGGGCTGTGGCAGGACGGCCTGCTGGGCAGCGCCTTTAACATCGTCGGCATTGGCCGTCAGGAGATGGACGACGAGGGCTTCAAGGACTTCGTGCTGGCGGCCCTGAAGGAAAGCAAGGAAACCGACACCCCGCAGCCGGGCAGCCTGGAAAAATTCCGCGACCTGCTGTACTACGAGTTCGGGGACTTTGGGGGCGACGAGGTCTACGGGCTGATTGACAAGGAACTGAACCGCGCGCAGAACGACCACGGCGGCCGCAAGAACGCGCTGTTCTACCTGTCCACGCCGCCCAGCCTCTTTGAACCCATCAGCAACGGGCTGGGCCGCCTCGGCCTGGCCGACGAGTCAGAAGGTTGGCGCCGCCTGGTCATTGAGAAGCCTTTTGGGCGCGACCTGGCCTCGGCCCGCGAGCTGAACGACGCCATTCACCGCGTCTGGGACGAGTCGCAGGTCTACCGCATTGACCATTATCTGGGCAAGGAAACGGTGCAGAACCTGATGGCGATTCGCTTCGGCAACGCCATTTTCGAGCCGCTGTGGAACCGGGGCTATGTGGATCACGTCCAGATTACGGCCGCCGAGGACCTGGGCTTGGAAGGCCGCGCGGGCTATTACGAGGAAGCCGGGGTGGTGCGCGACATGCTGCAAAACCATCTCATGCAGCTGTTTGCCCTGACAGCCATGGAACCGCCCGCCGCCTTTGACGCCGACGCCATCCGCGACGAGAAGGTCAAGGTGCTGCGGGCCGTCAAGCCCATTCCCGACTCGCGCGTGCCCGAGGTCGCCGTGCGCGGTCAGTACGGCCCCGGCACCCTGTACGGCGAGACGGTTCCTGGTTACCGCGAGGAACCGAACGTCAAAGACGGCAGCGTGACCCCGACCTACGTGGCCGTGAAACTGGAAGTGGACAACTGGCGCTGGCAGGGCGTGCCGTTTTTCCTGCGCACCGGCAAGCGGCTGCCCAAGAAGGTCACCGAAATCGCCGTGGTCTTCAAAAGTCCGCCGCTGGGGATCTTTCCGGGTGGCCTGGAGCGCAATGTGCTGGCCTTCCGCATTCAGCCCGACGAGGGCGTGAGCCTCAAGTTTTCCAGCAAGACACCTGGGCAGGAGATGGTGCTGCGCGAGGTCGTCATGGACTTCCGCTACGACGCCTTCGGGGCGCAACTCGAAAGCCCGTATTCGCGGCTGCTGCTGGACGCCATGCTGGGCGACGCCACACTGTTTCCCCGCGAGGACGAGGTGGACCGCGCCTGGCAGATTGTCAGCGGCATC encodes the following:
- a CDS encoding Nif3-like dinuclear metal center hexameric protein → MSLPSSPTRGEVPRDQLVRWLGEYLNIGAFKDPSLNGLQIEGTEQIRRVAVSVDTSLKTLQHAADSGADLLIAHHGLFWGQPLPITGPHRERVRTALMADLNVYAAHIPLDAHPEVGNNAMMARALSLQHTQPFGEWAGGKIGLAGELPFEQTLQDFADRVQKLTGEICLVHGGGRSPTVRRLGVLSGSGAGSIPEAAAAGLDTLLTGEPEHKHFHDAFEYGVNVVYAGHYETEVFGVRALAARLEDEFGLPWQFLHHPTGL
- the mqnC gene encoding cyclic dehypoxanthinyl futalosine synthase, with product MSACALTGSELLDKAASGERLAAPEIEALYGLPLPEVAAAAHHLRLTRRDPQTVTFLIDRNINYTNVCNVGCNFCAFYRTRRQKDSYTLDYEEISAKIRELEAVGGTRILLQGGVNPELGLDYYTGLLRHVKAHHPTIRIDAFSPEEVLFMEKSFGLSLDDLLDTLIDAGLDGLPGAGGEILEDEVRAKAAPARIRSADWFRIIDAAQRKGLYTIATMVIGFGETYAQRTAHLLKIREQQDRALRDYGGNGFSGFAMWTLQTEHTRLHGKAPGATAHEYLEQLAIARIALDNVPNIQASWPAQGFKVAQAALYYGANDLGSTMLEENVVSAAGGHGRHSATVRELIRIAVDAGFTPAIRNSRFQIIAWPDVNAALNRTEQNPEAERAVGAAS
- the gnd gene encoding phosphogluconate dehydrogenase (NAD(+)-dependent, decarboxylating): MKIGMIGLGKMGGNMVLRLTGGGIEVTGFDRNPDSVAQIEAQGARGARSMDELIAALGEPGTRAVWVMVPAGQITQSVIDDLASRLAPGDIIIDGGNSNYKDSIKRAEELAARGLHFIDVGTSGGVWGLKEGYAMMLGGPEEAVERLRPVFEVLAPAADRGWGRMGPAGSGHYVKMVHNGIEYGMMQAYAEGFELMKAHKDFGLDMAQIAELWRHGSVVRSWLLDLTAEALNNNADFEQLSDYVADSGEGRWTIIDSIELGVPTPVITLATQMRFRSQQEVSYAGQMLSAMRRAFGGHAVKTIEAPRQEGLVPEVAPGDHPKVAAPENIGQAVSTSEGSAAEQLGETGQQRVKGDSES
- the zwf gene encoding glucose-6-phosphate dehydrogenase, whose amino-acid sequence is MRPPPPAGAPGADGTNPFRAVMRRSRAPEPATLVIFGATGDLARRKLLPAVFGLWQDGLLGSAFNIVGIGRQEMDDEGFKDFVLAALKESKETDTPQPGSLEKFRDLLYYEFGDFGGDEVYGLIDKELNRAQNDHGGRKNALFYLSTPPSLFEPISNGLGRLGLADESEGWRRLVIEKPFGRDLASARELNDAIHRVWDESQVYRIDHYLGKETVQNLMAIRFGNAIFEPLWNRGYVDHVQITAAEDLGLEGRAGYYEEAGVVRDMLQNHLMQLFALTAMEPPAAFDADAIRDEKVKVLRAVKPIPDSRVPEVAVRGQYGPGTLYGETVPGYREEPNVKDGSVTPTYVAVKLEVDNWRWQGVPFFLRTGKRLPKKVTEIAVVFKSPPLGIFPGGLERNVLAFRIQPDEGVSLKFSSKTPGQEMVLREVVMDFRYDAFGAQLESPYSRLLLDAMLGDATLFPREDEVDRAWQIVSGILNVWDAPPARKKDAPSFPNYTAGTWGPDEADDLMGKDRRWRRL